Proteins encoded by one window of Immundisolibacter sp.:
- a CDS encoding dihydrodipicolinate synthase family protein: MPAFTRSEAKPWAKAHVRDFYAAPITPLTKDFELDEAGIRENIEAYIDWGVNGLVVGGFANETWNMRPEWWYRLHEITADAVKGRTDLWTIILDPCAEVCLDKLKHVEKLGFSGAELMNPMTQLRGDDEIYNFFKYITDRSDMGICLYRTPVSGKVMGLELLKRLVDIETVVCTKQGNLNRGESLLLRRELRDDFIVSDPTEHFYLDDLREGGQVLFAEFSYLIYGRKRSVLRSYVDKARAGNWEGAYSDWKSLRPIWHLYEDEFMNPLIRTASYASLMSVIKIWCETLGLKTGPMKPPVQHLAPHDRERLVGKIKDLGLV, translated from the coding sequence ATGCCCGCATTTACTCGCAGCGAAGCCAAACCCTGGGCCAAGGCCCACGTACGCGACTTTTACGCGGCACCGATCACGCCGCTGACCAAGGATTTCGAACTCGACGAGGCTGGTATTCGCGAGAATATCGAGGCCTACATTGACTGGGGCGTCAACGGCCTGGTGGTCGGCGGCTTTGCCAACGAGACCTGGAACATGCGCCCGGAATGGTGGTATCGCCTGCACGAGATCACCGCTGATGCGGTCAAAGGCCGCACGGATCTTTGGACCATCATCCTGGACCCCTGCGCCGAGGTCTGCCTGGACAAGCTCAAGCATGTCGAGAAGCTTGGCTTCTCCGGCGCCGAGTTGATGAACCCGATGACCCAGCTGCGCGGCGACGACGAGATCTACAACTTCTTCAAGTACATCACCGACCGCAGCGACATGGGCATCTGCCTGTACCGTACGCCGGTATCCGGCAAGGTGATGGGTCTGGAACTGCTAAAGCGCCTGGTCGATATCGAAACCGTGGTCTGCACCAAGCAGGGCAACCTGAACCGCGGCGAATCGCTGCTGCTGCGGCGCGAGCTGCGCGACGACTTCATCGTGTCGGACCCGACCGAGCACTTTTATCTGGACGACCTGCGCGAGGGTGGCCAGGTGCTGTTCGCCGAGTTCTCGTACCTGATTTACGGCCGCAAGCGCTCGGTGCTGCGCTCGTACGTGGACAAGGCGCGCGCCGGCAACTGGGAGGGGGCATACAGCGACTGGAAGAGCCTGCGCCCGATCTGGCACCTGTATGAGGACGAGTTCATGAACCCTCTGATCCGTACCGCCTCATACGCGTCCCTGATGTCCGTGATCAAGATCTGGTGCGAGACGCTCGGCCTTAAAACCGGCCCCATGAAGCCACCGGTGCAGCACTTGGCCCCGCACGACCGCGAGCGCCTGGTAGGCAAGATCAAGGACTTGGGACTGGTGTGA
- the rplQ gene encoding 50S ribosomal protein L17 → MRHRKAGRKLGRNSSHRLAMFKNMTTALVREELIRTTLPKAKELRRVIEPLITRSKVDTLANRRLVFARLRDRDAVTKLFGEIGPRYASRPGGYLRILKCGFRTGDVAPMAYVELVDRPAREQVAAD, encoded by the coding sequence ATGCGACACAGAAAAGCCGGCCGTAAGCTGGGCCGCAACAGCAGCCATCGGCTGGCAATGTTCAAGAACATGACCACCGCGCTGGTGCGGGAGGAATTGATCCGGACCACCTTGCCCAAGGCCAAGGAGCTGCGGCGGGTGATCGAGCCGCTGATTACCCGCTCGAAAGTCGACACCCTGGCAAACCGGCGCCTCGTTTTCGCCCGCCTGCGCGACAGGGATGCAGTGACCAAGCTGTTCGGGGAGATCGGCCCGCGTTACGCCAGCCGCCCCGGCGGGTATTTGCGTATTCTGAAGTGCGGCTTTCGCACCGGCGACGTGGCGCCCATGGCGTACGTGGAATTGGTGGATCGGCCCGCCAGGGAGCAGGTTGCTGCTGATTGA
- a CDS encoding TerC family protein, producing MHDLPTGADFWLALLQIIGIDIVLSGDNAVVIALASRGLPPAQRRKAVLLGTGAAIAMRVLLALLAAALLSYPGLKLAGGILLLWIGVGLLRPQAGEYGHGGMVTTSLGGAVRTILVADVAMSLDNVVGIAAAAKGSALLLVLGLAISIPLIIFSSAVLLRVMDRYPVIVTAGAALLGYVAAQMMVADPYVSDWLGAHLPAIHWLAPMLGALLVVAIGKLLARRVPGGPLHEVPLSPPDVPREH from the coding sequence ATGCACGACCTGCCCACCGGCGCTGACTTCTGGCTGGCGTTACTGCAAATCATTGGCATCGACATTGTCCTGTCGGGCGACAACGCCGTGGTGATCGCCCTGGCATCCCGCGGCTTGCCGCCGGCACAGCGTCGCAAGGCGGTACTGTTGGGTACCGGTGCGGCCATCGCCATGCGCGTGCTGCTGGCTCTGTTGGCGGCTGCGCTCCTCAGCTATCCGGGCCTGAAGCTCGCGGGCGGCATCCTGCTGCTGTGGATCGGTGTTGGCCTGCTGCGTCCGCAGGCCGGCGAGTACGGCCACGGCGGCATGGTCACCACGTCGCTTGGCGGCGCGGTGCGCACCATCCTGGTGGCGGATGTGGCAATGAGTCTGGACAACGTCGTGGGTATCGCCGCCGCCGCCAAGGGCAGCGCGCTGCTGTTGGTTCTGGGGCTTGCCATCAGCATCCCGCTGATTATTTTCAGCAGTGCCGTGCTCCTGCGGGTTATGGACCGCTACCCGGTGATCGTTACCGCGGGCGCTGCGCTGCTGGGCTACGTTGCAGCTCAGATGATGGTTGCCGATCCCTACGTGAGCGACTGGCTGGGCGCGCACCTGCCGGCCATACACTGGCTGGCGCCGATGCTGGGCGCCCTGCTGGTGGTGGCAATTGGCAAGCTGCTGGCCAGGCGCGTGCCAGGAGGGCCGCTACATGAAGTTCCGTTGTCGCCACCCGATGTACCCCGAGAGCATTGA
- a CDS encoding universal stress protein, with protein sequence MKILLAVDGSEHALRAANEVAASAARLAQPLEVVLLTVQPPVASGLVRRFLSKEALDAYYRDEAQAALEPATGVLAAAKLTADTHVVVGQVAQTIAEFAVCHGCDQIVMGTRGLGGVKGALLGSVTSEVLHLTALPVLLVK encoded by the coding sequence ATGAAAATCCTGCTGGCGGTTGACGGTTCCGAGCACGCGCTGCGCGCCGCTAATGAGGTGGCGGCTTCAGCCGCGCGCCTGGCCCAGCCCCTTGAGGTGGTGCTGCTCACTGTGCAGCCGCCGGTCGCCTCCGGTCTGGTGCGACGTTTTTTGAGCAAGGAGGCGTTGGACGCCTATTACCGAGACGAAGCGCAGGCGGCCCTGGAACCGGCCACGGGGGTGCTTGCGGCAGCCAAACTGACAGCGGATACGCACGTGGTGGTGGGCCAGGTGGCGCAAACCATCGCCGAGTTCGCCGTCTGCCATGGCTGTGACCAGATTGTGATGGGTACGCGCGGCCTGGGCGGCGTCAAGGGCGCGCTGTTGGGCTCGGTGACCAGTGAGGTGCTGCATCTGACTGCCCTGCCGGTACTGCTGGTGAAGTAG